A window of Amaranthus tricolor cultivar Red isolate AtriRed21 chromosome 8, ASM2621246v1, whole genome shotgun sequence genomic DNA:
TGATCCGTGCGTCAATGGCCCATGGAGCAGAGtcgggatgcctggtgtatatggtcTCCATGTCGGACACCTAAACGCGAAGATTATATTAGCATAAAGTTAAAGTATAAAGGCATGTACATTCAAAATACTAAGTTCACTAACCTGGACATCCCATAGTACATTGCTCCTGTGATCCGCCTGCATCGTCAGTACACTAGGGTCTCGAGGGCCTGGAGCTGTTGGATCCATCTCTactgcaattcaacaataactaagTTGTAATGATGATTATACGTAAAAATACTTAAGAAATACTCaaattgtttacttatgttatttatttgtttcatagtctttatgtttatatactcaaatacaAATACAgtttaccttgacgtgcaagttctagtgttgtgaccttcactATCACACCGTCGACAAGCGTTGCGTCTCCTTGATCCTTCGTCGATCTCGTTGGTGATCCTCCTTGACTTAGGTCTTCCTAATTCACGAATGTGATCTGGATCATGTATcacctcaacaccggtgtattgaggccatgacctcttatcaatcaacgGCATGAATAtgaattcatatatatttacatagcTCTGGGTAGTGTAGCAAGAGTCGACAAAACGCTCATACGATAAGTTTCTTTTAATACAAacggcaagaacatgagaacaaggtaagtgatatatggagggtttgttacaagtgcatttcattTCTCTCAAatccacactttgtattttaccacccttggcgAATCCTCTATTACCACGACTAGTCTTAAGTTGAAAAAGGCCTCGTCTGTAGTTAAATGCGACGATCTCATAGAAGTTTGCCTTCTCAGTTTTACGGGTGATAATTCTTgtggcgtgtgaagtgtacttACTTCCCCCAATTAGCTATGCATTTTCATTCTCGcgtcttttaacaaaataatcattaacactgtagaaggtgaactccacaagagtagttataggcaagaaacatacacccttcatcacgttattgaataCTTCGGCTAAGTTGGAATTAGTAACACCATACTTATAccctccatcatgacatattgaccatttacacatatcacgaacttgatcaatccaaaaaagagcttctcgattagcaacaccaatagccttcaatccctcgatgaccttatgtggttgtctttgctctgcagtccTTCCATACATCTTCTTCAGCTTCACATTACGCATTTGATGgttgaagttacttaacaaatgccgcaagcaaaacctatgataggcatttggaggttgccattccggctcctctatggttgctagaatgcccgcatgtctatcagaaataacacATAAACCTGGACTATGTATCACATGCTTAAGAACACACGTTATAAACCAAGACCATGCGGCTATGCATTCTTTCTCTACCAAAGCAAAGAcaagcgggaagattcccttgttcccatcttgagcAATCGCAATTAACaacgtatggcgatacttaccatacaaatgtgttccgtcaatggcaataaggggTTTTCAATACTTGAACCCCTCAATATTAGGTTAcacgttggaaagttctaatactaagacggacgtacacaccaacatcattatcttccttaaagaaccactcaactacagtctcggggttagaaacttgcattgctttcaagaagcgtgaaagaagaggataagaatcttcccatgccccatagatggagagaagggcttgttgtttagcacaccatgaccgcttataggtcacttcgacaccaaattggtctttcaccatttgtcgcaccacaaagaccttaattgatgggtattcagcaacacaatttctaataagattgttaatcacggaagatgtcaaatgaatgtgtccagctAACACATTTTtagtacttaatacacaacccccatgcttccctttatatgtaacaatctccaatgaaggtgaataggagctcttcctagccTTAAGCCGCCAagcacaccctctcttacacttcaaggtgagcacggtttgatttgaagtctcagttcggtactcaacgttcctacgaatatgatacaatctaacagcatccaacaacgcatccttgttatcaaacatcatacccttttgaaactctccttcatcggtgtaggttgtatcacaagcccaagacctccaagagttgtcctcaacgtgttcatctagagggggaactagtgcataaggtgtaggagcaatgattgttggaatgttgcctaagttcatgtcattagctagagcctcctcgtcaacacccacatcgtcctcagaaggagcttcaacgaattcattactctcactattaacatcaccccaaggctcatttgtatcttcaacGCAtgaagtcgttgttactaacagcgacttgacctTGTTGACCAGCAAACATtaggtcgctgttagtaacagcgacatatccATTAACCAAAATTTTGACTATTTCTTTTCATTCGTTGTTAGTAAGAGCGAGAATACACCAAGCCTAAGTTTAGAGCCAATGACACTTATTTtaggaataaagtttgaacgaagtttattttttgaataaattcattaaaacgtcttatttttttcaaattttcgatcATGATACTCCATCCCTACCAAAATTATAGCCTAATTTGTGATTTTGGTACTGATTCaataatttatcttaatttgtatttatttttaatctataaaataaaacatcGTCATgtaggattttgtttgatttgttgtaCTTCATTATTTCATTTGACATTTATTAATGATAATcatattttacaattattaatttgagggaacaaaACGAAAATAGATAGGGGACTTATACTTATACCTACTTTATCAAGGAGGCTGTTACTTCAAAAATCAAGGTTAATAAAGTATTAAAGGTAACCTTAGTGCATATACTCTTTCTACTTGGATTACAATACATTAAAGGAAGACAAGACATCATCAATATCAAGTATCAAAAAAGACATGTTGATAGCTAAACAAAGCAAATAGAGCAACATGTTCAACTCTcctatacttggatcacaacaagtAGTAGAaactttatttttcttgaattttaCTTTATGtgacttaatttattttaatatttagttGATGAACACACAAGCATGTAATCAAGCTAAACATATTTGTTATTTAGTCAATGCGTAACATTTAACGTagcgaataagaaaatttattttaattagagtGTAAATGTGTAACATACAAGAAGACCAAAGAGTAATAAAAAGGAGTAGAGCATCGGAAATTCCAAGGGTTAGAGAAAAATCTAAAAGTGAAGTCGTGGATCCTTTTGAGGATTGAGCTCCTtacatactttattttattaacttcATTCATTACTTAGTTTCTTAAAATCATACACACAATCTAAATCATTATATTGTAAGTATTTAAGAGTGGATTACATTATATTGTTTCAAGTTATGAGATTGGTATGCACTCAATTGTTTAGGCTAATCACTAAACAATTTGTGAGGTCAAGTGACAGATTGAAATTATTAGTATCATCATCACTCATACAAATATggcaataataatattattatttttaacaaaaatatcaataaaaaaaattaaaatcattttcgagacattttaaaatattccctccgtttctttttatttgtccactttaaaaaagagaaattaattttagatttttgaagtatatattgaagataaaatatattcatgtgagatctcgttaggtttgtcttgatgtaaagtttttaataaataaactttataattttttatgatgcgtacttagagatattaagaattaaaatttgctaaaaaaaataCGTGCAAAAGtagagtaaataaaaaaaaaacagagggagtaatgATTATGATCAATTATTCACTTCGTGCATACTCCATAGAACTCATTGTTGAACTACCACCGTTCTTTCACGTAATTAGCTACtcattttgtttattaaaagtatttattTGAGTTATCAAATTAATATCAGATTAAGTATTTTagattagttaaaattaaattttatatttacattaatttttagatAATTATAAATCCATTTTAAACACTATTATTCATAGATCTTTTCGTTCAATTATTGATTCTTCCATGAATATAATTGAGCAACTTGATGAGTAACAATAACGACaataatatgaatatgattGAACAACAAGAAGGTCCAACGACAAGACTTTTAAGTCTTGGTGCTACAAAATTTCCACAACATGAACTGCCTCTGTATTAGTAGTCCATTTCCAATATCTATCATGAGACTTTTCTCAATACTCAAAGGCCAAATTAGCCCAAAATACAAGTTTTACGTAAATcaagaaatgaaagaaaattagACAGTTTTACCGAGAGATTCGTCTCATATATACACAAGttaaatattctattaataCATACTATGAGATTATGAACTCCTTATTTAGAAATCGTCTCATCAAAAGACAATCTCTTACAAGAATAGCTTGGTAAAATATATTCCCTCCAATTCAGAGCAAATATCTTATTTCCTTTTTAGGTCATTTCACCATAAttgtctaatttttattttaagtaatgatttttaacatatataaatacCTTTTTGTAGTGATTTCCTCCTTAATTTGTACATGTGAAAACCTTTTTATTGAGAACTCATCCTAATTTATAgatgtaaatattttttattatggtCCTCTTCTTGTCTTAATATAAGGGAGTATGTTTTATGAATAACAAGAGAAATGACTcaaacatataaataataaataatatagaaGATTTAGCCAAAACTAAAAgataaattctttattaaaatCGTATCACTGTGAGACGGTTTAGTATGGGCTGAcccattttttaatttcttaaaattaaatgaaaaaactatttttatttagttactGTTATGTAAGTTTAACTTTGAGCTGCTTGTATGGGCTAGTATAAGACttgctgaaaataaaaataaagcaacATTGATACAACTATAAACCGCCggtctcctgagagaccgtctGTGCGAGAGACGTCCCTAAAGTCTAGCCGATTAAAGCTTAATGTTTACTTTTACCCTATATTTTCCTTTATAAGTCgatttaattaaaaatgatcCCTCAAAAAGATTATCTCCCACAAAAATTTGTTAACCATACAAAGGAAAATAGAGATGTAACTCCTTGAGGAAATCATATCATATGATCTCAAATACACTCacccaaaaaaaatatcatgTCTACAACCATTGCCACCCACATACTAGTGTTTCCATACCCTGCTCATGGTCACATGCCAGCCCTCCTAGACCTCACCCACCAATTAGCTCTTAGAGGCCTAAAAATCACCATTCTAGTCACACCCAAAAACCTCCCTTCCTTGACCCCACTTCTCTCAACCCACCCAACATCCATAGAAACCTTAGTATTACCCTTCCCTCTCCACCCCCGACTTCTGTCGGGGGTGGAGAATGTGAAGGATATCGGAAACTCGGGCAATGCCCCTATAATTTCATCTCTTAGTAAGCTAAAAGATCAAGTCATAACATGGTTCCGGTCCCACCCTTTTCCTCCGCAAGCTATTATATCTGATTTCTTCCTTGGGTTCACTCAATATTGGGCTACACAACTTAACATTCCTAGACTTGCATTTTTCTCTGTTTCTTCTTTTTTAACATGTATTCTTAAACATTTATGGGAGAATTTGGAAACAAGAAAGGAAAATTGTGATGTTGTGAAGTTTCTAGAACTTCCTAGAACCCCATGTTTGAAAATAGACCAACTTCCCTCTATATATAGGAAGTTTAAGGAAGGTGATCCTGATTGGGAGGCTGTTAAAGAGAGTTTGGTTATGAATTCCAAGAGTTGGGGTTATGTTTATAATTCATTTTATGCCTTGGAAGGGGAGTTTTTGGATCATATACCCAAGATATTAGGCCATGGACGTGTGTATACAATTGGACCATTAAGCACTATTAAAAGGGTaagtttgattattattttccaaatatttgtttatggttttttgttatttgaaataattataattatttttaaaaattaaaaaaatactttctttgttttcattttgctACGTATATTCCAAGTTATTTGCTACATGACTTCTTTTAGATATAGCTACATCTAATACTCTGGAATCGTTAGCTCTGATACCGCGATAAATTTATTATGGTGTTTATACACAATAACAGTAAAGTTGACTGTACATAAATCCTCTGAGATATCATCTTAAAATCATTTGCTAATAGGAGAAGTAGTCTATCAAGGTTATATATTAGTCAACCTGGTCTCTTTAACTGTTTAATATGTCATTAAAGTTGACTATGTGTAATTTATCTTGAATAATCTCGTCTATTGCTCATATGCTGTGAATAATCTTTACTATtgaatatttctaattaatccaatatttatatattttttactgaTATCACCCCTGTCATATTTAACTGGCTACTGTGGATACCTATTACCAAATAGGAGGAGTAGGTCAACGAAGAAGCACAAGTAGGAAAAAGTGAGTGTAATGGCTAATAGGTACCTACAGTAGCCGGTTAAAATTATACTAAAGGTCCTGtcagcaaaaaaaatatacaaaaaataaataattaaggaCTAATAGAAATTATTCATGATAGACGAGCAATAGGTAAAATTATTGAGCATAATTTTTCCAATTAAATACTAGTTTCTCACTCAGGgggcaaagattattaaatagaatattaagttagtCTGTCAgtagttatttttgttaatctATTTCTTAAACCTTGAAAATTCTACAGGTAAACCCAGATTCAGATACCACATATGCCCTATTTAATTGGCTTGATACATGCCCTGATGATAGTGTAGTGTATGTCTGTTTTGGAAGTCAAAAACAGCTGACAGAACCTCAAATTAAAGCTTTAGCTTCAGGTCTTGCGCAGAGCAAAATCCGATTTATTTGGGTCATCAAGTTGATTAACGGTGAACAAATCCCTAATGGGTTTGAAGAACAAGTCTCTGATCGTGGGATCGTAATACGAGGGTGGGCCCCACAAGTGGAGATACTAACCCACAAAGCAGTAGGTGGGTTCGTAAATCATTGTGGATGGAACTCGATATTGGAAAGTGTAATGGCAGGTGTTATGCTTTTAGTATGGCCAATGGAGGCTGATCAGTTTGTTAATGCTAAAATTGTAGTTGAATTCACAGGGATTGCAGTGAAGTTGTGTGAAGGAGAATATACAATCCCTGATTCTGATAAATTGGCTCAAACTATAAAGGAATCATTTGGGCATGATATACCACAAAAGGTAAAGGCTAAGGAAATAAGGGAGAAGGCACTAGAGGCAATGAAACCTGGTAGAAGGTCATGGGTTCGAATCGATGAATTGGTAGAGGATTTGAAACAAATTAAGTACACAAAATATGAAATGGAACAATGTTAGTGCAtaatatagattaaaaataaggtTGCATCACATCGCATCGCATCGGTCGCGTTTTAAAGGTTAATATATGTTTTGGACTGTATCAACGAATATCTTGTGGTTTTGATAAATATTTAGGCATAATGATAACCGCATCAATCTCGTTACTACATCAACGTTCTGTTATCGTATTTTTCACTATAGTACAAAATTTGTGAACCCTTAATGAATATATATTGAGCCTTTATCTTACTTTCATGTATCTTTAGGCTCAGACGCTCAGTGTTTTCAATAATTAGTATTAGAATCATCCGTTTATAGGTCATTCTAAATAGCTAAAGTGTTAACACCGATTCAAAcaatttttgatattattatttaaggGATTATGTAACCTCTATAATAAaactcaaaatacaaaaaatttaaatcatataaaaataccCTAATTATGGGCATTGCATTTGCTGATATGGCGATATCAACGAATTCCTTGTATCGAATCTTTCCTTTTTAATATGCTCCCTCGTCTCATCGCtcttaaatacaaaaaaaataacaagagAATATATAtgcataaatattaaataaagtagtacaacattattcaaaataaaaatattacaaaacaaaagaaacatatatatataaaaataaaaattttgagaaACTTataggaatatatatatatatatatatatatatatatatatatatatatatatatatatatatatatatatatatatatatatatatatatatatatatagggtcaagtTCTAGTGAAAACCAAGCTTATACGAGAACCGTGAGAATCAAAagaatgtgttacctttttacagaaaaggtgttacttttgcacaaaaaatgtgttacttttgtttttaaaaaaatctggtactttttaccaaaaaagtgtaactttaagaaaaaaaaatataaatacaaagtaacatGTTTTTCTGGAAAATTAACACCTTTTTATAGaaaaagtaacacgtttttatAGTTCTCACGGTTTTCAAGaatggttttcacttgaacttcttcatatatatatatatatatatatatatatatatatatatatatatatatatatatatatatatatatatatatatgaaaatgttAGTTGGCTCTTTCTCTTTAACTTTTTAAGGTATAATCAAAATTAGTGGAGCTTAAGCTAAGATAAATTAACTTGTAATACAAAAGTTCTTATAAAAACAAAGTTATAAGATTTTTCATATTAAACTACACaaaaacataaaacaatttacCTAAGGTTGATTGTTAAATACTAGTTattttttgtgtatattatCTTGTACAACCAGTAGTTTTTTTTGGTACAAactctattttacttttttatttttttattgttttaatctCCTCAAGAATTCCATCATCTTTATTTGTTGAGCCGTAACACCTGATACCTTTTTATTGTCCCGGCTCATCATTTGAAGATCGTAATTTTACTTATAACAACCGGTCTCCTGAGATACCAACTTTCTGAGAGTCCGGCCAGTCGATCAAAGTTTAAtgtttaatcttattttatgtttttctttattGGCTAacctaattaaaaataatctcctaaaaagactgtctctcacaagaatttgtgtatttatAAATTGTTACGCACCCTTAGCATGAGCTCAATAAAATTATTCTTGTCTATCacaacatataattatatataagctTCAATCCCAATCAATATAAGGTAAAAGCAATAATAAAAAGTTGATTTGCCCTTCGGAATCATGAGTAGACTTGATGATTAAAGGCGTTCTCTTTTATCTTTTATCACaagagtttgattctcaccacttatataatt
This region includes:
- the LOC130821381 gene encoding UDP-glycosyltransferase 89A2-like, with amino-acid sequence MSTTIATHILVFPYPAHGHMPALLDLTHQLALRGLKITILVTPKNLPSLTPLLSTHPTSIETLVLPFPLHPRLLSGVENVKDIGNSGNAPIISSLSKLKDQVITWFRSHPFPPQAIISDFFLGFTQYWATQLNIPRLAFFSVSSFLTCILKHLWENLETRKENCDVVKFLELPRTPCLKIDQLPSIYRKFKEGDPDWEAVKESLVMNSKSWGYVYNSFYALEGEFLDHIPKILGHGRVYTIGPLSTIKRVNPDSDTTYALFNWLDTCPDDSVVYVCFGSQKQLTEPQIKALASGLAQSKIRFIWVIKLINGEQIPNGFEEQVSDRGIVIRGWAPQVEILTHKAVGGFVNHCGWNSILESVMAGVMLLVWPMEADQFVNAKIVVEFTGIAVKLCEGEYTIPDSDKLAQTIKESFGHDIPQKVKAKEIREKALEAMKPGRRSWVRIDELVEDLKQIKYTKYEMEQC